The stretch of DNA TCAACTGGGGCTCGTACCTGTCCAGCACCGAGGAGATTATTATCGCTAGTTTTGATGGAAGAGGGACCGGTTACCAAGGTGACAGGATAATGCACTCAATCTACCGACGCCTTGGAACATTTGAGGTGGAAGACCAAATAACAGCTGTGAGGTAAAAGATGCTCATGAACCAAAAGGGGAAAAACTATttaatgtttcatgtttttaaatgtttttccaTGTCTCATTTCATGTTTCATTTCATGATTAATGTGCCAGTATAGATTGTTTAATAGAACCCCCTTTTCCCCAGCAGAAAGTTCATTGATATGGGCTTCATCGACAAGGAGAGAATAGCCATCTGGGGCTGGGTAAATTGCATGTTGGAATAATCTGCTTTTTGGGGGAtattcacattttaattcaaatgTAGTTATTTTGTtaaattaaattatttaatttattgggattaaaaacattttaatcaaaTTCTACTGACTTCTTTTTCAGTCATATGGCGGCTATGTCACCTCCATGGCTTTGGGTTCTGGAAGTGGGCTTTTTAAGTGTGGAATAGCTGTTGCTCCTGTAGCTAAGTGGGAGTATTATGGTATGTAATATAGTGTATAACAATCTATTCCTACAGATACCAAGCACTATGAATTCCATCCAAAAGACAGTTGTGTTTCATTCCAGATGCTGTCTATACTGAGCGCTACATGAATAAACCTGCAGAAAATCCTGATTCTTACAAGGTTAAAATAatcataaaataataatatcgtAACAGTTTCTTTAGTTCTTGAAAATCTATACACATTATTCATTTTGACTTGATCTTTCAGCAAATTGTTTCTTATGTTCAAAAGAATTCAACAGTTACAAGCAGAGCCCGTAATTTCCAATCCGTGCAGTACTTATTGATCCATGGGACAGCTGACGGTACGTGTTGCAGTCTGCAGGAACACTAACACATGTTCCTTCTGCATAGCCATAATACAATTACTCTATCACATAGCACAACATCAACTACCAGTACATTCAGGTGATCTACAAAGGAGGTATGATCTTATTCAGACTGTGTCTCATGGTTAAACTAttacaaatgttttttatttcctTCAGACAATGTTCATTTTCAGCAGTCGGCAAAGATCTCGCAGGCCCTGGTTGACCAGCAGGTGGACTTTGAGGCCATGGTAAATATTGGTGTGCCGTCAGGAAGCGATGTGTTAAGATGTGAAGATGGATTTTCTCTGAAATTATGTTGAACATTTGCTATTCTTCAGTATACTGTTACTCATCATAGATTAGTGTGTCGTTGGGAAGTAACCCCAGGATACTGTTAATCATCATAGATTAGCGTGTCGTTGGGGGGTAACCCCAGGATACTGTTACTCATCATAGATTAGCGTGTTGTTGGGGGGTAACCCCAGGATACTGTTACTCATCATAGATTAGCGTGTCGTTGGGGGGTAACCCCAGGGACGGTACACAGCTGGCCCAcctgaaaaacaaacatttacatatctgaatacatttcaatttcaatactaaagagggtacaatttctggggaaattgtagggtgtgcttgcttgcttcgGTTGCAGATAGGTCagtttattatgaaacaagccgAACCCCCTAACAACAACAAGCTATTCTAACgacgttgtcaccagcagtatttttcagattgaattgcgattcaaacagtaccatctgctaccTGAAAATATTCCCCCAAACATGTAAATAaatttgatatttatttagggggaaatggctaattcaaaagaagtttgctggaagcgatcattgtcagtaaaaaaaagcCAAAAGCAATCATTTGATATCAGTCTAGATAGCTGCGTGGAGAAGCTtaattgtgctacgagcaagctagcctagctgctgttgctagccaaacttcactgaatgtgccggaaatgaaaaacgttttttttacaaagtttagtctgtggcattgaagacagcgacgcaccactcAAGGTTGAGTTGAGATACATtagttaatgtgacattacttactgtacatgaaagtcttgcttaaatgtatgatgctgctggTACACCATGGCACAATACGATATTTGCTGTAGATACGGCGTGCACATCTATGCACGTAGTATCTATACGTCGTTTCTAAGGTGTAttgacgtaggctagcactaAGTTCCCTTCCTGCACAAAatacactttttgccacaaaaacgttgtaacctcctaaactctgcaacggaacgtaaataaaaatagaagcaactcaatcgggaccaagacgaaactttggacaccaacgttgtctatatagtccaaatattgacggatCCTTAGGGTTGggaacataataataatatatatgtaagagaacaatggttgtgctcgccgaaagcgtaagcacacccaattatttTGAAATCAAGATTTACTGTAAATGATTCAGAGGTTGTGACTTGAATGTGATCCAGTCCAGATGTTTTTGTTTCTTCCTGTTTCAGTGGTACACTGACAAGGACCACAGTCTGGGGGGCTCTGCTTATCACCATGTCTACACCCACATGAGTCATTTCCTTCAGAAATGTCTCATCAACTCCAAATAAACCGTACCTCCTGTTGTCACATTTAAAACTGTCTTTATAACATTGATGAATATATGTGACTGTGGCAGAACTGCTGCTTCTCATTTGTATAGTTTGTTAAGTTCAATCCAAACAAAGGATTCAATTTGGTCGTTTTTGTAGAGGTTTTAATGTACAATTAATATTGTAAGACTTGTATGACTGGATATTTGTTATAGATTAATCGTGTCTTAATCATAGAGAAAATTTGACTATTTACCATGATGTTCTTCAAGCCATTGCATGTTTATATTCTGGTAAACTTTGCATCAGTGGACTTTGTGACATTACTTATAACACAAACATGTTGTTGCACTGACTCTTGTGGAACACTTTACATTGTAGTCAACACGTGATACAAATAAACTGTACATGAATATAGTATGAATATTGTAACCATTTTTAGATGGTTTAGAAAAAAATACTTGTATGTTTCAATTTATGTGgccagataaaaaaaataaacttgaaaTTGTTTAATGTTTATACATGTATTATCTCTTTACTGTTGCATTTATACGTACATGATTCATTTGGTGAGGCTATCAATACAAGCAGTGGCTCACATCTTATATTAAGGTTACATGAAGCACTGTGTAGCGACATGCTGTGGCAATACCTATGGTAAAAACAATGTAGGTACACATTGCTATTAAATTCAGTGGTACATTTAGCGGATTATTACACAAGTGCAAGAAGGCTCGgtatgggggaggggaaggagaggatgttGGAAAGGGGAAGTCCCACGCAGTTATGTTCAGCTGTGTTCAACAAGATCCCTGTTAACATAAACTTACCCTAAAACAAGATAAATGTAAACATGTACTTAGTCAATAAAGTGCGACTACATTGCAAGTCCTCTCATAGGACTGATAACTTTTCCTTTCAGGGGATTGATGTGTAGTTACATGTTAGTTAAAGTATCCTTAATTTAAAGTATTTATTCCCAAGTAGTTTATTTGTTACCTCGAGTTGTCTGCAGTACTATGAAAGCAAGAGCTGTGTTGTGTATTAGACACCTGTAAACATATTGAGTTTTACAGAGACCACAGATGTTGTTTAAAATCTTAAATGTCACCTACACAATAAGCCTTATTGCTCCATATGTTCCAGTTATGAAGGAGGAAGATAAGCAACCAAAATCTATTTAGATATTCTAAGAACGTTGAAATAAGAGATTTTAACATTCCACTGGGAATATATCCTCATGCAATGTTTCTACAGAGAGTTCTGTTTCCCACTCAATCCAACCTGAACACAGATGGTAGGAAGTTGGATAATTATTTGATTTAGCTTGACAGGATGGAATCGTGTTTGATTTTAACACCTTAAGtgacaggtttttttttctacCTCGGGAAGTGTCCACATATCCTTTTCAAACAAAGACAGTTTTCAAATGAACAGATATCAGTGCATTGAGACGATCCATGAGTAATGGGTCGAGAGTAATAGCGATCGTGCTGAGGAGGgcttgaggagtgtgtgtggagtgtgtctgtggagtgtgtgtgcagggtgtgtggcgtgtgtgtggcgtgtgtgtgcagggtgtgtggcgtgtgtgtggcgtgtgtgtggcgtgtgtgtgcagggtgtcacCTGGGTACACTGTCACCCAGCTCTGCTATATAAGGCTACCAGACCAGGCAGGGAGCATTCTGAAGCTCCAGGGAGCCCGAGGGAAGACGACACCAGAGAAGATCCAAGCTTAAACGTCCACATCCAGCCTTCTCACAGAAGCTCTCCAGGAAGGAACACAGGTGAGTGCCTCCTCCTTTCTCATTTCCAACCCCTTAACGTCTCAAACCCCTATCATCCCACAGCGAGTGGCATTTTATTTCGAGAAGTTTCATTTGAACAGTCTGTAGTGTTCCACTTGAGTTGGGATTCAGTCCTCATGAAGTGTTAGGGGGAAGCTCACCGCTGTCTTCACGTTGTTCTCCACAGGAGTTCAAAAGATGAAAGGTGCCCACTCCTTGGCTGGTCTCCTGCTTCTGGTGCTGGTCCAGAGCAGCTGGCAGGTGTCTGATGGGGACACAGAGGATGACTCCAGGTAAGAAGTGTTCCTCAGCTGATTACGGAACAGCTTCTCGTGTTTTCGTTCAACTCAAcgtctgtctgctgtgtttcCAGCCTGACTGAGGACTTGATGTTCAACGACCCAAACGAGCTCACAGCCATGAAGAGACACTCAGAGGGAACTTTCTCCAACGACTACAGTAAATACctggagacaaggagagcacaAGATTTCGTCCAGTGGTTAAAGAACTCAAAGCGAAGTGGGTGAGTGTCTGTTTGGTTCTCTGAGGCGACTGGCATGGGATCATGAGAAAGATGATTTTTGGCACTTAGTGAATTGATACTGTGATGATAGTGTTTCTTGTTCATGCATGACTCTGCACAGCACAGCTTTTATAGTGTTGAAGCACCATACTGTGACAGAAAGGCATTAAGATTAGTAGGAAATTAACAACTCATGGCAATGCCATAAAAAAACATAGTACAGTGAAGTCAAAGTTATCAattaaggattttttttttactcatagTTATACAGTTCAGTGTGTACCATGCACATGGGAGCCAGTAACTCTTGTCCatagatataaaatataaaaaagaaatgacaagatatttttttaaagaaggtTTGGGTTCTGCGTTCATCAACCCAAACTGACCGGTCCATCCCCTGCTGCAGGAATCCCAGCAGACGGCATGCGGATGGCACCTACACCAGCGACGTCAGCTCCTACCTCCAGGACCAAGCGGCCAAGGAGTTTGTCTCCTGGCTGAAAACTGGCCGAGGCAGACGAGAGTAGAACCTCTAGACGCTacccctctgacccctgacccctgacccctgcaaGCAAGCAGACAGCTCGTCTGTTGCAGCTCAtgcacctccaccctctccaccctcggCCTGTTTTATAACCTGTCTCCTACTTTATCTGGTCATGCTAATAAATTTCACTGGTAAATGCTGTTTTGGTCTTTAATGGGAAGAGTATGTTCAGTAAAAATCCTTTGTACTGGTAAATTGAACAGTACAATCTATGATTTCTGTAGATTGTTTAAGGAGAGTTGCATTTATAGATTGTCTATAGATGGGTtgtaactctctctttctggaactcCAGTTTGAATGTAATAAGACAGAGAATAATCATAGAATCAACAGAGTCATATCCTCAGGTATGTACTGGGTCTGAATTTGTTGGCACATTCAAAGAATGCACTGGATTTCTTcacaaaacataattttttaAAGACTTGAGTTTGAACAAACTTTTGCCCCAGTTAAAGACAACATTTCAGAATCCGAATATTAAACATGGTATCCAATCGGACATTTTAAAAGTAAGCTGTGTCTTATTCACAGTCAACATGGACTGGACCAAACAGGGACTGACATACTTAAGTCAACTGTATCATAAAACATCTGTGGTGCACTGTGTGTCTATAGTGTCtttttgtattcatgtattaATATGGTCCAATTACCAGTGTGACAAtaaaacaggtagtagtaaaggctactttttacttcagtatatgtcagagcccatacttctttactttaactcgAGTGAAAAAGCACTTCAACCTTTACCAGTTTTTTTAAACATGAATATCTGTACTTTAACTTGGGTGAAGGATGCAtgtacttttgccatttctGCACTGTTGtcacactgttgttacactgccATTACACTGTTATAACACTGTTATTTTGTGATTACACTGTGATTATACTGTGATTACAATGTTGGTACACTGTTATAACACTGTTATAATACAGTACACATTTCCTATAACACATTTccttaacttgagtgaaaaagtatagtcagtacttcaactttgAGTGTTTTTGAACGTGAGCATctgtaatttacatttagtcatttagcagacgctcttatccagagcgactacagtaagtacaggggcattccccctgaggcaagtagggtgaagtgccttgcccaaggacacaacatcatttggcacggctgggaatcgaactggcaaccttcagattactagcccgacttcctcaccgctcagccatctgactccgtaattgtacttgagtgaaggatgtgtgtactgcTGCCATCTCTGACGATTAGTAATATTAATGTGGAATTCCTTTTTCAGTCGTGTAAGGCCTGAATGTCTCATACAACAATAAGCATATTCTCCAGGGGTAACTCAGAGGAATCCAAACAATTACCTGAAAGACCTGTCACAAACTGGTTATTCTCCATGATGAGATGTCCCAGTGTACAGTACTGCCACAGAAAGGATAGATGAGGGAACACGCGTCAATCAAATTGCTCATGTAGGGATCACTGCTTGGGTCAACACTGCTCAGGTTTCAGTGGCATGGATGAAACTACACGAGTATTCACATGAGCCAACTCCATGACACGCTTTGGGACACTGTCCATCTCCAAGCTGTCAGAACAAGCATCAAACCATCTGTTGAATTAAACCCTTCAGCCCACTCAAATCCTTTTATATCCCTCATCTCAGACAGTCCTATGCTGGCCAGATATCCTGAGCAGAACTGGAGACTATTTGTCTGTCGTCTAAGTCCATGTCAATAATCTCAAATTCACTGTTTCTTTGTTCAAAGATGAACAAAATCCAGCAGTGAAACGTAACAGCAATGATAGTCAGGTGACGGATGAAAGCTCAGGACTCCTAACTACTGGACAAGTCAATCAAAACAAAGTGAATATGCAATCATATACATTTATTCAGTTTGACGTTTACAGTTTTCAGGTACAATACATAAATGAGATACGTTATAAGAATAATTCATGACGTTTAATCAAGGGGGTAATTCAGTCAAACTTCAAATCCAAAGATCAAAAACAATACTTTTCCCCTGATCACATTACATTATTTTTGAAACATTAATTAAATTGGATACAAGACAAATCTGATAATAGGAGAATACTTTGCTAGTACAAGTACATTAACATGAAgcaatacatttatttgataGCATAGCAAATTACATGTGAAGAAAATCTTTGCGTCTATTAtacaaagaaaatatatatttgaaatTATCTTTGATATAAATATACTATACATTTTGCCCTTCTAGAAAAAAAGTGCTTTTGCATTTGTTTCTGTCGCCATAAATCCTACCTTACTGCAGATACTTTCAAGTATTATTTTGTATTGAATTTCCGAAAACCACATTAATTTCTATGGATGCAACTGCATCATAGCCCCGTCACCAAAACAATGACTTCTTAGTTTGAGAAACTGGAGTGTGAGTATTGAGTAGCACTGAAACACAGAGACAATGTCTGCGTCAATGTAGTATGTAGGAGGGGGCTGCCGTCAGATTGACCTGCTCCCTACGCTGTCCTCCGCCCATGTATCTATATATGTTCTCATGGGTATAGAGCTCATGCCTGGCATTACACACAGCACACTACACCACTGACCTACAACTACATTAAATAAGAACATATACTTTGGCATGATTTTCATGACAACAAATACTGTAGTGATGTAAACACAAAGCCAGGACTGTCATTTATTGCGCTTATTGTTTCAGAATCTCCCTTCAGTTGTAAAGCGTGAAGATGCTGTTCAAAATCAGAATTTAAAGTTGAACATTGAACATATTATCTCCCAAGCAGAGTTCACATATCGCAAATGATTATTAATAACACTGAGTGCCTAATTCATATCAGTTTTTTACTCACATCTACAATGAAGCAACTAAGAATCAGGTTTAATGCTGCATGCATGAAATACATATCTCAATAAATATGTGTATTCGCTTTGTTGCTTTCATAATCTTGAACAGCAATATTGTACAAACCGTTTCAACTGTTAAAGGATACATTGAAGACTCCTATTATAATATTCcaaaatataaaacatacaaaatacatacagttaagttaaaaacaaacacaacttgAAAATAGAGTCTTGATGTGATTCTTGATGCAGAAAATCTTCAAAACACCAACATTCTGTTGATTCCACATCTATTAAAACAACATCATTCCTACATCTTGCTGGTATAACTTGacatttaaaaacacacaccaaaagtTTCTAATACGTATTTAGTCTGCCCCGGTGGAAGCTGACAGCTGCAGGCATGACCAAGCACGGCTTTATACCGCTGGACACGCTTCCAAATACAAGACTAAACCCTGAAGGAATGGGAAAATGGCCGCACACAATATTGGTGGGTTTTAAACACAGTAAAGGTATTGTCAAAGTCTTCCTGTCCAAGCCCTTGtctacctctccacctcctctcaccctctcatcctctccttctccccaggcTGTGGGCCAGACGGTGGGCGTGAGGTGTGACAGAAGTTAATATCATGTTGCAGGACACTTTGTACTGTAAAGCCCTCAGCTGTGTCACTTGGTGGGCTTTTCCATTGGCAGCACCTTCACGTTAATCAAATCCCTTAGACCCATGGGCATCAATCACACACATGTTCCAGACCGCTGACAGACAGAGGGTTATGGGAGACGGTTCAAATGAAAAGACGGTTGCTAACACATGATAGCATGTCCTTCCTGAGCAGATGTGTTATCAGGAATATTCAGTGTTGAAGGGGAACTGTCTTTTACTGACATTGCTACTGAAAGCCATACGACTCACTGCATGTGCTGCATACATGATAGCAGCTATTACATGCAGGGACGTTGTCTAATTCAGAGTTTTAGTCCATCCATTCTAATTCTTCACCACTGCATGTATTGCTTATAAATGTAACTACACTGAAAGTAAAATGCCTGTGTTTAGCAAATACAGACTTAGTAAATGCAGACCATGCTTTGACCACAGAAATACTGTGCAAAAACAATGCACTTCTGCTGCTTTCGACACACACTTTTTGTTTGTCACTTTGGATGCAAGCcgctgctaaatgaataaaatgtaaatgtttatattGATCTAAAATCCTTGGCAGTCCTTAGACAGGACCGGAAAGCAGTGGTCTCTTTGTGATATAAACTATGTTTAGAGGAACATGATAACGTGTGAGACACATGAGTCGGCTGTTTGGAGGCAAAATAAAGCTGTGATGTTGAATTTAAATGTGCAAATCCAGTCTCAACCCATTAGGAAACAGAAATTCAAAGCTTTTCAATCCTGCCAAATAGTATGCAAAAAGGAACACAAAAAATGTTCACCAACCAAAGGATGATCAAGAAAGGGCACATAGATACACGTCTGACCTTGAAGGGATCAGCATTAGAGAGGTTAGGAAAGAAAGCTTA from Hypomesus transpacificus isolate Combined female chromosome 23, fHypTra1, whole genome shotgun sequence encodes:
- the gcgb gene encoding glucagon b, translating into MKGAHSLAGLLLLVLVQSSWQVSDGDTEDDSSLTEDLMFNDPNELTAMKRHSEGTFSNDYSKYLETRRAQDFVQWLKNSKRSGNPSRRHADGTYTSDVSSYLQDQAAKEFVSWLKTGRGRRE